A stretch of the Archangium violaceum genome encodes the following:
- a CDS encoding imm11 family protein, which yields MSNEISYLVFTTNEDPRVAHIRDISGNVPDDSKLARGVSLKGLITESTTFSLSEEGGDMLCDFVDNISAELIISSKAREVLEAEGVAGNVVEYLPFTLNDKRGRPTKGRFYVANLLLTVPCMDRENSAFNVSSVDGRVLRVKKLKVLKEKIPPDAKLFRLGEWPRVIVIRSDLVQRLKDEKLTGLAVCEQGERFTW from the coding sequence ATGAGCAATGAAATATCTTATCTGGTTTTCACCACAAATGAGGACCCTCGGGTTGCCCACATAAGGGACATCAGCGGAAATGTTCCCGATGACTCGAAGCTCGCGCGTGGTGTCAGCCTGAAAGGACTCATTACGGAGTCCACCACCTTCAGCCTGTCCGAGGAGGGGGGGGACATGCTCTGCGATTTCGTCGACAACATCTCGGCAGAGTTGATCATATCTTCCAAAGCTCGGGAGGTACTCGAAGCTGAAGGTGTTGCTGGGAACGTGGTCGAGTATTTGCCGTTCACCTTGAACGACAAACGCGGACGTCCGACGAAGGGGCGGTTCTACGTCGCCAACCTTCTGTTGACAGTGCCATGCATGGATCGCGAGAATTCAGCGTTCAACGTGAGCAGCGTTGATGGGCGGGTTCTCAGGGTCAAGAAATTGAAGGTTTTGAAGGAGAAAATCCCTCCTGATGCAAAACTCTTCCGGTTGGGAGAGTGGCCAAGAGTCATCGTCATTCGCTCAGATCTGGTCCAGCGGCTCAAGGACGAGAAGTTAACTGGATTGGCGGTTTGCGAGCAGGGCGAGCGCTTCACGTGGTGA
- a CDS encoding Imm49 family immunity protein has product MDPSLINANLIQLIELRIAELRKGNVHPKHVLDLARMFRRLGCGELLSGNDAGTFFFCLFRAADTYLQFLERKHSWSDLDPYYMARGRAEPLLDALALGDVALAQRIDALAETTWREGMEYEEDFWFFLLLPKLASPTSDAQSLLDGLRQMEQALQGITYPRYDVLKALLHGDVSGFEQGLEALTDAWAAEMEREGGSGMGNPYALSTEAEVFVEGVALVRVARIRGLSIRSEYRLVPASSLSTPPEGLQRQPLWT; this is encoded by the coding sequence ATGGATCCATCACTCATCAACGCCAACCTGATCCAGCTCATCGAGCTGCGGATCGCGGAGCTGCGCAAGGGGAACGTGCACCCCAAGCACGTGCTCGACCTGGCTCGCATGTTCCGGCGCCTGGGCTGCGGTGAGCTCTTGTCCGGCAACGACGCCGGTACCTTCTTCTTCTGCCTCTTCCGCGCGGCCGACACGTACCTCCAGTTCCTCGAGCGCAAGCACTCCTGGTCCGACCTGGACCCGTATTACATGGCGCGCGGCCGTGCCGAGCCCCTGCTGGATGCCCTGGCCCTCGGGGATGTGGCACTGGCCCAGCGCATCGACGCGCTCGCGGAGACGACGTGGCGCGAGGGCATGGAGTACGAGGAGGACTTCTGGTTCTTCCTGCTCCTGCCGAAGCTCGCGTCCCCCACCTCGGATGCGCAGTCGCTGCTCGATGGGCTGAGGCAGATGGAGCAGGCCCTCCAGGGAATCACATATCCGCGATATGACGTGCTCAAGGCGTTGCTCCACGGTGATGTCAGTGGTTTCGAGCAAGGGCTGGAGGCCCTGACCGACGCCTGGGCGGCCGAGATGGAGCGCGAGGGCGGTTCGGGAATGGGCAACCCGTATGCCCTGTCCACCGAGGCCGAGGTGTTCGTCGAGGGCGTCGCGCTCGTCCGGGTCGCGAGGATTCGGGGCCTGAGCATCCGCTCCGAGTACCGGCTCGTCCCCGCTTCCTCTCTCTCCACTCCCCCCGAAGGGCTCCAACGCCAGCCCCTCTGGACATGA
- a CDS encoding DUF4150 domain-containing protein — translation MANTVGVNKMSVVTQSSNGTTVAFPDVCKTPSPGGPIPIPYPNIARSADTAQASKTVTVEGKPPCLKDSNFSTSTGDEGGTAGGGVASSKTKGKAEFVNYSFDVKIEGKNVARAMDLMLHNDKNTPPAPLLQPPVVAIGQGSDKKVCPICKEEY, via the coding sequence ATGGCCAACACGGTCGGTGTGAACAAGATGTCCGTGGTGACGCAGAGCAGCAACGGGACCACCGTGGCCTTCCCGGACGTCTGCAAGACGCCCAGCCCGGGAGGGCCCATCCCCATCCCGTACCCCAACATCGCGCGCTCGGCGGACACGGCCCAGGCGAGCAAGACCGTGACGGTGGAGGGCAAACCCCCGTGCCTGAAGGACTCGAACTTCAGCACCAGCACCGGTGACGAGGGCGGCACCGCGGGCGGCGGCGTGGCCTCGAGCAAGACCAAGGGCAAGGCCGAGTTCGTCAACTACTCCTTCGACGTGAAGATCGAAGGCAAGAACGTGGCCCGCGCCATGGACCTCATGCTGCACAATGACAAGAACACGCCTCCGGCTCCGTTGCTCCAGCCGCCCGTCGTCGCCATCGGCCAGGGCTCGGACAAGAAGGTGTGTCCCATCTGCAAGGAAGAGTACTAG
- a CDS encoding Imm49 family immunity protein: MGIKELEFTNENIGQLIDLRLESLRQGGVHPKHVLDVCLLYRRMACGLLLANYDAEGFFFCLYQAADAWLQFLERKHLGSGVDPYYMARGRAEPLLDALALGDVGLARRIDALAETKWQEGMEYEEDFWFFLLLPRLVSPGGTREELLEGMDRMERVLEGAEYPRFDVLSALVRGDPQGFEKGLLAAIEAYASRMERERKSGVGNAFALATDAHVFVEGIALVRLARVRGIRTRSQYPLIPPIVLNSAPPGGIQRRPIWKE; this comes from the coding sequence ATGGGTATCAAGGAACTTGAGTTCACCAACGAGAACATCGGGCAGCTCATCGATCTGCGGCTCGAGTCGCTGCGTCAGGGGGGCGTGCACCCCAAGCACGTGCTCGACGTCTGCCTCCTCTACCGGAGGATGGCCTGCGGGCTGCTGCTCGCCAACTACGACGCCGAGGGCTTCTTCTTCTGTCTGTACCAGGCCGCGGATGCCTGGCTGCAGTTCCTCGAGCGGAAGCATCTCGGGTCCGGGGTGGATCCGTATTACATGGCACGCGGTCGCGCCGAACCCCTGCTGGATGCCCTGGCGCTCGGGGACGTGGGGCTGGCCCGGCGCATCGATGCGCTCGCGGAGACGAAGTGGCAGGAGGGCATGGAGTACGAGGAGGACTTCTGGTTCTTCCTCCTCCTGCCCAGGCTCGTGTCTCCGGGCGGCACACGGGAGGAGTTGCTCGAGGGAATGGATCGCATGGAGCGGGTCCTCGAGGGCGCCGAGTACCCTCGCTTCGACGTGCTGAGCGCGCTGGTGCGGGGGGATCCCCAGGGCTTTGAAAAGGGGTTATTGGCCGCGATCGAGGCCTACGCGTCCAGGATGGAGCGCGAGCGCAAATCAGGGGTGGGAAATGCATTCGCCCTGGCCACCGACGCCCACGTCTTCGTCGAAGGCATCGCGCTCGTCCGGTTGGCGAGGGTACGGGGTATCCGCACCCGCTCGCAGTATCCCCTCATTCCGCCCATTGTCCTGAACTCGGCGCCACCCGGAGGAATCCAGCGCCGTCCCATCTGGAAGGAGTGA
- a CDS encoding alpha/beta hydrolase, protein MKPQGRKLPGPHVFSRLAITVAAAAVLHAAPASAQLPPPSGPIIWGGYTQNQIDALYDQNFWDNAPPDPRMRDQVNSDAVRSRYGEPERLQYGLSRYEFLDLYRTKAKGKAPIMVYIHGGSWQRGSARNAAVPAEMFMEAGVHYLALDFVNTLENGGNLLEMAEQVRRAVEWAYRNAGTFGGDRDQLYVSGHSSGGHLCGVVMTTDWSQHGLPADTVKGGVCSSGMFELYPVSLSARASYVRFTPETLELLSPQRQLRFLHAPIVLAYGTNESPEFIRQTRDFAEALKAAGKPHKVLVGVGYNHFEMNETYGNPYGLLGRASLELMGREPHQGQQNKDNR, encoded by the coding sequence ATGAAACCGCAAGGAAGGAAGCTCCCCGGTCCCCACGTGTTCTCGCGCCTCGCCATCACGGTGGCCGCCGCCGCCGTTCTTCATGCGGCACCCGCGTCTGCCCAGCTGCCCCCGCCCAGCGGGCCCATCATCTGGGGAGGCTATACGCAGAATCAAATCGACGCGCTGTATGACCAGAACTTCTGGGACAACGCCCCGCCGGACCCGCGGATGCGGGACCAGGTGAACAGCGACGCGGTGCGCTCCCGGTACGGCGAGCCCGAGCGCCTCCAGTACGGGCTCTCGCGGTACGAGTTCCTCGATCTCTACCGCACGAAGGCGAAGGGCAAGGCGCCCATCATGGTCTACATCCATGGTGGCTCCTGGCAGCGCGGCTCGGCACGCAACGCGGCGGTGCCGGCCGAGATGTTCATGGAGGCCGGGGTGCATTACCTCGCGCTCGACTTCGTCAACACGCTGGAGAACGGCGGCAACCTCCTGGAGATGGCCGAGCAGGTTCGCCGGGCCGTGGAGTGGGCGTACCGCAACGCCGGCACGTTCGGCGGCGACCGTGACCAGCTCTACGTCTCCGGCCACTCCTCTGGTGGCCACCTGTGCGGCGTGGTGATGACCACGGACTGGAGCCAGCACGGGCTGCCGGCCGACACGGTGAAGGGCGGCGTGTGCAGCAGCGGCATGTTCGAGCTCTACCCCGTCTCGCTCTCCGCGCGCGCCTCGTACGTCCGCTTCACGCCGGAGACGCTCGAGCTGCTGAGCCCCCAGCGCCAGCTGCGGTTCCTCCACGCGCCCATCGTCCTCGCCTACGGCACGAACGAGAGTCCCGAATTCATCCGCCAGACGCGCGACTTCGCGGAGGCGCTGAAGGCCGCGGGCAAGCCCCACAAGGTCCTCGTGGGCGTGGGCTACAACCATTTCGAGATGAATGAGACGTATGGCAATCCCTACGGCCTGTTGGGACGCGCGTCACTGGAGTTGATGGGACGCGAGCCACACCAGGGGCAGCAGAACAAAGACAACAGGTAG
- a CDS encoding C45 family autoproteolytic acyltransferase/hydolase, giving the protein MTSRFLGALLLTAGALHAPASWAAQVPVLNAGFESLASSGHPTGWTSTGEGRVTSSPDGKAEGARGLFIENPASGAETTVQSEPVKLQVGRLYRLSAWVRTRGVQADPQARYPTAIGACLSMKSFPFTNCSPTQGADQDGRVSVLFFAIQASDRVQVHLGRNGKATGSAWVDDVRLEEVDDITAYIPMESVRWAGKGFRYDDGGWKYIHIEGEPYERGQQYGELVAEDIVRYMEKLGIQKNRQDAVNGWSQVRLLTDSIFLRKYDPEYLEEMKGIADGVNKAGVKFKDRELDVLDIASLNSAVDLGQLEDANRVSATSLTGRSFLKAEDESARAGEGDHCSSFVATRSATKDGQFIMGQIFMWNGYTGVHWDVMLDVQPTRGHRFIMQTFPGGIHSGADWFINDAGIVIGETTVGQTPFDPDGTPQSNRIRKAAQYASSIEDVTRILKDRNNGLYTNDWTLADAKTGEGACFTLGTKKTKLWRTGSRGNAANTPGNLKDFIWANNNNRDLEVRKEYIPNPQNAPVDLAFNTWNRDIAFQKYFEQYGKGGIDLDNAIRMMASSPINRPHACDGKITTGEMASRLMFLAHYGKTTLREKMVGGRWIQDLPGASPHLTLGYTTFSPIFVADKLKAARAKALAKEEKAAATKRDTTKVKDALGFDKKLLWANTMFPATDGENWLVSGTAAYWNQLNKLPDSADKAFEQQRDALAELNSRYLYLTSREEDVVPTAARTSYSRYGTYAIPRIKGTFLLHQLRLLLGNKAFSKVMRTVHERYANKNITTADFVRTASEAAGRDLKPFISQWVERGGLPEPRIAASATKAKDGYDVTVKVEQGGKPYHFVSSVELVSAKGSTLERVEVKDARETFSFHVAEQPVRVVFNPSNDIPVPREHFQVLSNALDDFSQLLFVHGTARGVEADRTLTLNFRDVVADAFTDQLAPLEPDAEVTDAQLASRDLFVLGGAEDNGLVARLAAEKKLPVEIGRRFFRWQGKTYGRSDDGLAVALPNPWNPKRMLYLYLANSGPQLWHMTRSFMPSQLQGWALFRGGEVSAKGYHGVDALAVDLKTAEPKKESPAPEVKPIGSAAGSD; this is encoded by the coding sequence ATGACCTCGCGATTCCTCGGCGCACTGCTGCTCACCGCGGGAGCGCTCCACGCGCCCGCTTCATGGGCCGCGCAGGTGCCCGTGCTCAACGCTGGCTTCGAGTCACTGGCCTCCTCGGGACATCCCACCGGCTGGACCTCGACGGGCGAGGGCAGGGTGACCTCCAGTCCGGACGGCAAGGCCGAGGGCGCGCGGGGGCTCTTCATCGAGAACCCGGCCAGCGGCGCCGAGACCACCGTCCAGTCCGAGCCCGTGAAGCTCCAGGTGGGCCGCCTCTACCGTCTGAGCGCGTGGGTGCGCACCCGGGGCGTGCAGGCCGATCCCCAGGCGCGCTACCCCACGGCGATCGGCGCCTGCCTGTCGATGAAGAGCTTCCCCTTCACCAACTGCTCGCCCACCCAGGGCGCGGACCAGGACGGCCGCGTCTCGGTGCTCTTCTTCGCCATCCAGGCCTCGGACCGCGTGCAGGTGCACCTGGGCCGCAACGGCAAGGCCACCGGCTCCGCCTGGGTCGATGACGTGCGCCTCGAGGAGGTGGACGACATCACCGCCTACATCCCCATGGAGTCCGTGCGCTGGGCCGGCAAGGGCTTCCGCTACGACGACGGCGGATGGAAGTACATCCACATCGAGGGCGAGCCGTACGAGCGCGGCCAGCAGTACGGCGAGCTCGTGGCCGAGGACATCGTCCGCTACATGGAGAAGCTGGGCATCCAGAAGAACCGCCAGGACGCCGTCAATGGCTGGTCCCAGGTGCGGTTGCTCACCGACTCGATCTTCCTGCGCAAGTACGACCCCGAGTACCTCGAGGAGATGAAGGGCATCGCCGACGGCGTCAACAAGGCCGGCGTGAAGTTCAAGGACCGCGAGCTGGATGTGCTGGACATCGCCTCGCTCAACTCGGCGGTGGACCTGGGCCAGCTCGAGGACGCCAACCGCGTGAGCGCCACGTCGCTCACCGGGCGCTCCTTCCTCAAGGCCGAGGACGAGTCGGCCCGGGCGGGCGAGGGTGATCACTGCTCGTCCTTCGTGGCCACCCGCTCGGCCACCAAGGATGGTCAGTTCATCATGGGGCAGATCTTCATGTGGAACGGCTACACGGGCGTCCACTGGGACGTGATGCTGGACGTGCAGCCCACCCGCGGCCACCGCTTCATCATGCAGACCTTCCCGGGCGGCATCCACAGCGGCGCGGACTGGTTCATCAACGACGCGGGGATCGTCATCGGAGAGACCACGGTGGGTCAGACGCCCTTCGATCCCGATGGCACGCCCCAGAGCAACCGCATCCGCAAGGCGGCCCAGTACGCCTCGTCCATCGAGGACGTGACGCGCATCCTGAAGGATCGCAACAACGGCCTCTACACCAACGACTGGACCCTGGCGGACGCCAAGACGGGTGAGGGCGCCTGCTTCACGCTCGGCACGAAGAAGACGAAGCTGTGGCGCACCGGAAGCAGGGGCAACGCCGCCAACACCCCGGGCAACCTCAAGGACTTCATCTGGGCCAACAACAACAACCGGGACCTCGAGGTGCGCAAGGAGTACATCCCCAACCCCCAGAACGCGCCCGTGGACCTGGCCTTCAACACCTGGAACCGGGACATCGCCTTCCAGAAGTACTTCGAGCAGTACGGCAAGGGCGGCATCGACCTGGACAACGCCATCCGCATGATGGCCTCCAGCCCCATCAACCGGCCCCACGCCTGCGATGGGAAGATCACCACCGGTGAGATGGCCAGCCGGCTCATGTTCCTCGCCCATTACGGCAAGACGACCCTGCGCGAGAAGATGGTGGGTGGCCGGTGGATCCAGGACCTCCCCGGCGCCTCGCCCCACCTGACGCTCGGCTACACCACCTTCAGCCCCATCTTCGTCGCCGACAAGCTCAAGGCCGCTCGCGCCAAGGCCCTCGCGAAGGAGGAGAAGGCCGCTGCGACGAAGCGGGATACCACCAAGGTCAAGGACGCCCTCGGCTTCGACAAGAAGCTCCTGTGGGCCAACACCATGTTCCCCGCCACCGATGGCGAGAACTGGCTCGTGAGTGGCACGGCCGCCTACTGGAACCAGCTCAACAAGCTGCCGGACTCCGCGGACAAGGCCTTCGAGCAGCAGCGCGATGCCCTGGCGGAGCTCAACAGCCGCTACCTGTACCTCACCTCTCGCGAGGAGGATGTGGTGCCCACGGCCGCGCGCACCTCGTACAGCCGTTACGGCACCTACGCGATTCCGCGCATCAAGGGCACCTTCCTGCTGCATCAGCTGCGGCTGCTGCTCGGCAACAAGGCCTTCTCGAAGGTGATGCGCACCGTCCACGAGCGCTACGCCAACAAGAACATCACCACGGCGGACTTCGTGCGCACCGCCTCGGAGGCCGCGGGGAGGGATCTCAAGCCCTTCATCTCCCAGTGGGTGGAGCGCGGCGGCCTGCCCGAGCCGCGCATTGCTGCCAGCGCCACGAAGGCCAAGGACGGCTACGACGTGACGGTCAAGGTGGAGCAGGGGGGCAAGCCCTATCACTTCGTCTCCTCCGTGGAGCTCGTCTCCGCCAAGGGCTCGACGCTGGAGCGCGTGGAGGTGAAGGACGCGCGCGAGACCTTCTCCTTCCACGTGGCCGAGCAGCCCGTGCGCGTGGTGTTCAACCCGTCCAACGACATCCCCGTGCCGCGAGAGCACTTCCAGGTGCTCTCCAACGCGCTGGATGATTTCAGCCAGCTGCTCTTCGTCCACGGTACTGCTCGCGGCGTGGAGGCGGATCGCACGCTGACCCTGAACTTCCGCGATGTCGTGGCGGATGCCTTCACGGACCAGCTCGCGCCGCTCGAGCCGGACGCCGAGGTGACGGATGCGCAGCTGGCGAGCCGGGACTTGTTCGTGCTCGGTGGTGCCGAGGACAACGGGCTGGTGGCGCGGCTCGCCGCGGAGAAGAAGCTGCCGGTGGAGATCGGCCGCCGGTTCTTCCGCTGGCAGGGGAAGACGTATGGGCGCTCGGATGACGGGCTCGCGGTGGCGCTGCCCAACCCGTGGAACCCGAAGCGGATGCTCTACCTCTACCTGGCCAACAGCGGCCCGCAGCTGTGGCACATGACCCGCTCCTTCATGCCGAGCCAGCTCCAGGGCTGGGCGCTCTTCCGGGGCGGCGAGGTGAGCGCCAAGGGCTACCACGGCGTCGACGCGCTGGCGGTGGACCTGAAGACGGCGGAGCCGAAGAAGGAGTCCCCGGCTCCCGAGGTCAAGCCTATCGGCTCGGCGGCGGGCTCGGACTGA
- a CDS encoding TIGR02270 family protein: MALREDLLPRWDIFEEHLDEASFLWSRRERCLVSPLFDLDETGREEQRLLAHLEALAEGGRLITERLVEPALESDEPERIAAAAWVLLAERGDAAYEGLLMALEEGEEGRRRAIQRALELWEGPERAERLKPLLTSPIAALRVLALQVSAFHAEAPDARTLAPLLAHEDSRVRSAALRCARFLPEASRAGLIPAALAAPAPAVRRAGIELGLLSGSRAAWVACRELAQVPSAERAWAWGVLAFGGGDRELELVLRGLGEENARASALWALGFSGRLAAADACLEAMREAPVAALAAESFSAITGLRIEGRYAGAPPESDEALPPLEEDLETDLVPKPEEDLPVPAVDAIARWWQQARGQFDPRMRYLFGQPFSGDTLLLALERAAMRRRHVLALELALRTAGAVRLQTHGLVARQRGQLEAASGSRILVNTFDKLMTAG, translated from the coding sequence GTGGCCTTGCGCGAAGATCTGCTCCCCCGCTGGGATATCTTCGAAGAGCACCTGGACGAGGCCTCCTTCCTGTGGTCCAGGCGTGAGCGGTGTCTGGTCTCGCCGCTGTTCGATCTCGACGAGACGGGCCGCGAGGAACAGCGTCTGCTGGCCCACCTCGAGGCGCTCGCGGAGGGTGGGAGGCTCATCACCGAGCGGCTCGTCGAGCCCGCGTTGGAGTCGGACGAGCCGGAGCGCATCGCCGCTGCGGCCTGGGTGCTGCTCGCCGAACGCGGAGACGCGGCGTACGAGGGTCTGCTGATGGCCCTGGAGGAGGGGGAGGAGGGTCGTCGGAGGGCCATCCAGCGTGCGCTGGAGCTCTGGGAAGGACCCGAGAGGGCCGAGCGGCTGAAGCCCCTGCTCACTTCACCCATCGCCGCCCTGCGGGTCCTGGCGCTCCAGGTGTCGGCGTTCCATGCCGAGGCGCCGGATGCGCGGACCCTGGCCCCGCTCCTCGCGCACGAGGACAGCCGGGTCCGGAGCGCGGCGCTGCGTTGCGCGCGGTTCCTTCCCGAGGCTTCTCGCGCGGGCCTCATCCCCGCCGCACTCGCCGCGCCGGCTCCCGCCGTGCGCAGGGCGGGTATCGAGCTGGGGCTCCTGTCTGGCTCACGAGCGGCCTGGGTGGCCTGCCGAGAGCTGGCCCAGGTGCCCTCCGCGGAGCGCGCCTGGGCGTGGGGGGTGTTGGCGTTCGGAGGCGGGGACAGGGAGTTGGAGCTCGTGCTGAGGGGTCTGGGTGAAGAGAACGCCCGGGCTTCGGCCCTCTGGGCGCTGGGCTTCAGTGGACGGCTTGCCGCGGCGGATGCGTGTCTCGAGGCGATGCGCGAGGCTCCTGTCGCCGCTCTCGCGGCGGAGTCCTTCTCCGCCATCACGGGCCTGCGCATCGAGGGCCGCTACGCCGGAGCACCGCCGGAATCGGACGAGGCGCTGCCTCCCCTGGAGGAGGACCTCGAGACGGACCTGGTTCCGAAGCCCGAGGAGGATCTCCCCGTGCCGGCCGTCGATGCCATCGCCAGGTGGTGGCAGCAGGCCCGCGGGCAATTCGACCCTCGTATGCGTTACCTGTTCGGGCAGCCGTTCAGCGGCGACACGCTCCTGCTGGCGCTCGAGCGGGCGGCCATGCGCCGCCGGCATGTCCTGGCGCTGGAACTGGCCCTTCGCACCGCCGGAGCGGTCCGGCTCCAGACACACGGTCTCGTGGCACGCCAACGCGGGCAACTCGAGGCGGCTTCGGGCTCACGCATTCTGGTCAACACCTTCGACAAGCTGATGACCGCGGGGTGA
- a CDS encoding AHH domain-containing protein, which produces MSSDKSSKAVNAPDSRHIDDRKVLTDLHNKAPGKPCFWKHGYGESNDECIAIPSARYDTHPCHYRANGIKRAESEPHVYNTRPHPVLGGRARKDNREVAMLLGYIVLDITRRKETHSRTTPEFTHLAEDIAAHKERSGAGKGMRFLDAYRGRYGKSLGWLAQDPHAWDVKHRMILHPKDFRRVFGATKDNEVKNYESDFTGVSSEIREDVWQRVAPVNFHIKETNVPGGQGLGKWYPYEHDHHHMIPASAFQEYVLNGPSSNPSEINYMSRARVVMQGSWNIHNQVNMILLPNEVYPARILDLAAHIPWQMGADHKPYSKSLEKKLEPIRKILDDALRNPSEQPHDAEENAATDFSREMTDLCNEQREEFLEKGFFVLEPK; this is translated from the coding sequence ATGAGCTCGGATAAGAGTTCTAAAGCCGTCAATGCTCCGGACAGCAGACACATCGATGACAGGAAGGTCCTCACCGATCTTCACAACAAGGCCCCGGGCAAGCCGTGTTTCTGGAAGCACGGCTACGGCGAGTCCAACGACGAGTGCATCGCGATTCCCTCGGCCCGGTACGACACGCACCCGTGCCACTACCGCGCCAACGGCATCAAGCGAGCGGAGAGCGAACCGCACGTCTACAACACACGCCCTCATCCGGTATTGGGGGGCCGGGCTCGAAAGGACAACCGGGAGGTGGCGATGTTGCTCGGCTACATCGTCCTGGACATCACCCGGCGCAAGGAGACCCACAGCAGGACGACGCCGGAGTTCACCCATCTCGCCGAGGACATCGCGGCCCATAAGGAGCGCTCGGGGGCGGGCAAGGGGATGAGATTCCTCGATGCGTACAGAGGGCGGTACGGGAAGTCACTGGGTTGGCTCGCGCAGGATCCCCACGCCTGGGACGTCAAACACCGCATGATCCTGCACCCCAAGGACTTCCGGCGGGTCTTCGGCGCGACCAAGGACAACGAGGTCAAGAACTACGAGTCCGATTTCACGGGGGTCTCGTCCGAAATCCGCGAGGACGTGTGGCAGCGTGTCGCGCCCGTCAACTTCCACATCAAGGAGACCAACGTTCCAGGAGGGCAGGGCCTCGGGAAGTGGTACCCGTACGAGCACGACCACCACCACATGATCCCCGCCAGCGCCTTCCAGGAGTACGTGCTCAATGGACCCAGCTCCAATCCCAGCGAGATCAACTACATGTCGCGGGCGAGGGTGGTCATGCAGGGCTCATGGAACATCCACAACCAGGTCAACATGATCCTGCTGCCGAACGAGGTCTACCCAGCACGCATCCTGGATCTGGCCGCGCACATCCCCTGGCAGATGGGCGCGGACCACAAGCCCTATTCGAAGTCGCTCGAGAAGAAACTGGAGCCCATCCGTAAGATTCTGGATGACGCCCTGAGGAATCCCTCCGAGCAACCCCATGATGCCGAGGAGAACGCCGCCACCGATTTTAGTCGAGAGATGACAGATCTCTGCAATGAGCAGCGAGAAGAATTTCTCGAAAAGGGTTTTTTCGTTCTCGAACCGAAGTGA
- a CDS encoding nucleoside hydrolase: MNTRRRNLPFAALTTLLLAACRSSPPPVIADVDSDYDDIASLAYLCQEHQRGTLRLAAVTVTNSGAGYPGKAVRNVRCVLEACGLKEVPVADATPITPNAFPARIRDNVDGILDNIFADCTASAESTQKSAPALLAEVALAASEPVTVVATGPLSNLAAALQAEPELKERIARTFIMGGAVSVPGNLCCGVSDAFDKTQEFNIFADPPAAAAVLRSLPAESVSLVPLDATNKIPLTRAYAQRLSEQATTGPAKVVSAVANHPNILAGVDAGRLFWWDPLAAMAAFHPEVVTFEPQALEVVIDGASAGRTRVAEGGQRTRVGVGADAQRFEDLLLEVLNSRE; the protein is encoded by the coding sequence ATGAATACCCGTCGCCGCAATCTCCCCTTCGCCGCGCTCACCACGCTGCTGCTCGCCGCCTGCCGCTCGTCCCCCCCGCCCGTCATCGCGGACGTGGACTCGGACTATGACGACATCGCCTCGCTCGCGTACCTGTGCCAGGAGCACCAGCGCGGCACCCTGCGGCTCGCCGCCGTCACCGTCACGAACAGCGGCGCCGGCTACCCGGGCAAGGCCGTGCGCAACGTGCGCTGCGTGCTGGAGGCCTGCGGGCTGAAGGAGGTCCCCGTAGCCGATGCCACGCCCATCACGCCCAATGCCTTCCCGGCCCGCATCCGGGACAACGTGGACGGCATTCTCGACAACATCTTCGCCGACTGCACCGCCAGCGCGGAGTCCACGCAGAAGAGCGCCCCGGCGCTGCTGGCCGAGGTGGCCCTGGCCGCGTCCGAGCCCGTGACGGTGGTGGCCACCGGGCCGCTGTCCAACCTGGCCGCGGCGCTCCAGGCCGAGCCCGAGCTGAAGGAGCGGATTGCGCGGACCTTCATCATGGGTGGGGCCGTGTCCGTGCCCGGCAACCTCTGCTGCGGGGTGTCTGACGCCTTCGACAAGACGCAGGAGTTCAACATCTTCGCGGACCCGCCCGCCGCGGCCGCAGTGCTGCGCTCGCTGCCGGCCGAGAGCGTCTCGCTCGTCCCGTTGGATGCGACGAACAAAATCCCGCTGACGCGGGCCTATGCCCAGCGCCTCTCCGAGCAGGCCACCACCGGGCCCGCCAAGGTCGTCTCCGCCGTCGCCAACCACCCCAACATCCTCGCGGGTGTCGACGCGGGCCGGCTGTTCTGGTGGGACCCGCTGGCGGCCATGGCGGCCTTCCATCCCGAGGTCGTCACCTTCGAGCCGCAGGCCCTGGAGGTGGTGATCGACGGGGCCTCGGCGGGACGGACGCGCGTGGCCGAAGGCGGGCAGCGCACCCGCGTGGGCGTGGGCGCCGACGCCCAGCGCTTCGAGGACCTGCTGCTGGAGGTGCTCAACTCCCGCGAGTAG